A genomic stretch from Spongiibacter nanhainus includes:
- a CDS encoding Txe/YoeB family addiction module toxin, protein MKLIFAEKAWEDYLYWQKTDKQTLKRINTLIKEIKREPFEGIGKPEPLKHALSGYWSRRINDEHRMVYKIHQDSLLIAQLRYHY, encoded by the coding sequence GTGAAGTTAATTTTTGCAGAGAAGGCATGGGAGGATTACCTGTACTGGCAAAAAACGGACAAACAGACACTGAAACGTATTAATACCCTTATCAAGGAAATCAAACGAGAACCATTCGAAGGCATTGGAAAGCCAGAGCCGCTCAAACATGCCCTTTCGGGGTATTGGTCTCGAAGGATTAACGATGAGCACCGAATGGTTTATAAAATTCATCAAGATTCCCTGCTTATTGCCCAACTTCGCTACCACTACTGA
- a CDS encoding D-alanyl-D-alanine carboxypeptidase family protein, whose product MQKTLIFGLLANLLLAATAWAQPDMVPAPPSIGANAYILMDANSGKVLIEHNADERMPPASLTKLMTSYVLSYELERGQVTNDDMVTVSKDAWAQNPIFKGSSLMWIEVGKQVSIGDLHKGVVISSGNDSTVAIAEHLAGSEAAFADIMNRHAQMLGLENTHFVNSHGLPHPDHYTSARDLALLSKAIIEFPKEYALYSEKEFVYNGIRQNNRNGLLWSDPSVDGLKTGHTEEAGYCLVTSAKRDGMRLVSVVLGASSESARERETQKLLSYGFRYFETHHLYAAGTELTQAKVWKGASPSVALGVRDEVYLTIPRGKSDKLDAQLVVDENLTAPLNADQVYGEMVVQLDGEELIRKPLVALQNVEAGSIFKRLWDSIVLFFLGLFA is encoded by the coding sequence ATGCAAAAAACACTGATCTTCGGCCTGTTGGCCAACCTGCTGCTGGCTGCCACAGCCTGGGCCCAGCCCGACATGGTCCCCGCGCCGCCCTCCATTGGCGCCAATGCCTACATTCTGATGGATGCCAACAGTGGCAAGGTGCTGATTGAGCACAACGCTGATGAGCGCATGCCGCCGGCCAGCCTCACCAAACTGATGACCAGTTATGTGCTGTCCTACGAGCTGGAGCGAGGCCAGGTCACCAACGACGATATGGTCACCGTGAGCAAAGACGCCTGGGCCCAGAACCCGATCTTTAAAGGCTCATCGCTGATGTGGATTGAGGTGGGCAAGCAGGTCTCCATTGGCGATCTGCACAAAGGGGTGGTGATCTCCTCGGGTAATGACTCTACGGTAGCCATTGCTGAACACCTTGCCGGTAGTGAAGCCGCCTTTGCCGACATTATGAACCGCCATGCCCAGATGCTGGGGCTGGAGAACACTCACTTCGTCAACTCCCACGGCCTGCCCCATCCGGATCACTACACCTCGGCCCGGGATTTGGCGCTGCTGTCCAAAGCGATTATCGAATTCCCCAAGGAATACGCCCTCTACAGTGAGAAAGAATTTGTCTACAACGGCATCCGCCAGAACAACCGCAACGGCCTGCTGTGGAGCGACCCCAGTGTCGACGGCTTGAAGACCGGCCACACAGAAGAGGCGGGCTATTGCCTGGTGACCTCCGCCAAGCGGGACGGCATGCGGCTGGTCTCGGTGGTGCTGGGCGCCTCCAGCGAATCCGCCCGTGAGAGGGAGACCCAAAAACTGCTGTCCTACGGCTTCCGCTACTTTGAGACCCACCACCTCTATGCCGCTGGCACCGAGCTGACCCAAGCCAAAGTGTGGAAGGGTGCCTCCCCCAGCGTGGCCTTAGGCGTGCGGGACGAGGTCTACCTGACCATTCCCCGCGGTAAAAGCGATAAGCTGGATGCGCAGCTGGTGGTGGATGAAAACCTTACCGCACCATTAAATGCCGACCAAGTCTACGGCGAGATGGTGGTACAGCTGGATGGCGAGGAACTGATTCGCAAGCCGCTGGTGGCGCTGCAAAACGTCGAAGCCGGCAGCATCTTTAAGCGCCTGTGGGACAGCATTGTGTTGTTCTTCCTGGGGCTGTTTGCCTAA
- the lipA gene encoding lipoyl synthase, producing MSTAENNTAKPKPKKVVQGEKLRGADKVARIPVKVIPTVELPAKPKWIRAKLPASPEISRIKSILRKHKLASVCEEAACPNLGECFSGGTATFMIMGEICTRRCPFCDVAHGRPNALDENEPIELAEAIGELQLKYVVITSVDRDDLKDGGAQHFADCIRETRARTPGIRVEVLVPDFRGRMDIALDILEQEPPDVFNHNLESVPSLYKKIRPGSDYQWSLDLLKNYKARRPDVLTKSGLMLGLGETADELIQVMKDMRAHDIDMITMGQYLQPSRDHLPVDRFVTPEEFDEFGRIAKELGFKSVASGPMVRSSYHADKQVDLSLLK from the coding sequence ATGAGCACGGCAGAAAATAACACCGCTAAACCCAAGCCCAAAAAAGTTGTACAGGGCGAGAAGCTGCGCGGTGCCGACAAAGTAGCGCGGATTCCCGTCAAGGTGATCCCGACCGTAGAGCTGCCTGCCAAGCCTAAATGGATTCGCGCCAAACTGCCCGCCAGCCCAGAAATTAGCCGCATTAAAAGCATCCTGCGCAAGCACAAATTGGCGTCCGTGTGTGAAGAGGCCGCCTGCCCTAACCTGGGTGAGTGCTTCAGCGGTGGTACCGCCACCTTTATGATCATGGGTGAAATTTGTACCCGTCGCTGCCCCTTCTGTGATGTGGCCCATGGCCGCCCTAACGCCTTGGACGAAAATGAGCCCATCGAGCTGGCTGAAGCCATTGGCGAACTCCAGCTTAAGTACGTGGTGATTACCTCGGTAGACCGGGATGACCTCAAAGACGGCGGCGCCCAGCACTTTGCCGATTGCATCCGCGAAACCCGCGCCCGCACACCTGGCATCCGAGTGGAAGTGCTGGTGCCCGACTTCCGCGGACGTATGGACATAGCCCTGGACATCCTTGAGCAGGAACCGCCGGATGTTTTCAACCACAACCTGGAATCCGTGCCCAGCCTCTACAAAAAGATTCGCCCCGGCTCGGACTACCAGTGGTCCCTGGACCTGCTTAAAAACTACAAAGCCCGTCGCCCCGACGTGCTGACCAAATCCGGCTTGATGTTGGGTCTGGGCGAAACCGCCGACGAACTCATCCAGGTGATGAAAGACATGCGGGCCCACGACATCGACATGATTACCATGGGCCAATACCTCCAGCCCAGCCGCGACCATCTGCCGGTTGATCGCTTTGTCACCCCGGAAGAGTTCGACGAGTTTGGCCGCATCGCCAAAGAGTTGGGCTTTAAGAGCGTGGCCAGCGGACCGATGGTGCGCTCCTCCTACCACGCCGATAAGCAGGTCGATCTGAGCTTGCTGAAGTAA
- a CDS encoding transposase — protein sequence MAKIHSKERVIEYAVDFKIKVVELTEKLDADTLQIADILGLHPVMVYRWGQEYREGKLVATPTRRIHMKNEEAEPKPTERLR from the coding sequence ATGGCAAAGATTCACAGCAAAGAACGCGTCATTGAATACGCAGTTGATTTCAAAATCAAAGTGGTCGAGCTGACCGAAAAGCTCGACGCAGACACACTCCAGATTGCTGATATATTGGGTCTCCACCCAGTGATGGTTTATCGTTGGGGGCAGGAGTACCGTGAAGGTAAATTGGTTGCGACCCCGACGAGGCGAATTCATATGAAGAACGAAGAAGCTGAACCCAAGCCTACTGAGCGGCTACGCTAA
- a CDS encoding septal ring lytic transglycosylase RlpA family protein, producing MTRHGVLLAALITLLSACAQQSTQPVTGDAKRPTQDGAPTATLDPSTIVNAKPRHELLKLAGNMSPYTVNGKQYHLVEDHRGFRQRGTASWYGTKFHGLPTSNGEIYSLYEMTAAHKTLPIPVYVRVTNLNNNRSAIVRVNDRGPFHSERIIDLSYAAAVKLGFADQGTAPVEIEVIEPDNSQSAAPTARYYLQVAAFAQRASALNLEQSLRQRLDLPVTVAVNNDPERVLHRVRIGPFSDFPAVQAAKRQLQQSWNGEPSLIVEDDH from the coding sequence ATGACGCGTCACGGTGTTTTACTTGCCGCGCTAATTACACTGCTGAGCGCCTGTGCTCAGCAGAGTACCCAGCCAGTGACCGGGGACGCTAAGCGACCTACTCAGGACGGAGCGCCCACTGCTACCCTCGATCCCAGCACGATCGTCAATGCCAAGCCTCGCCACGAGCTGCTAAAGCTGGCCGGCAACATGAGCCCCTACACGGTCAACGGCAAACAGTACCACCTGGTGGAGGATCACCGTGGCTTTCGGCAACGGGGAACGGCCTCCTGGTACGGCACGAAGTTTCATGGCCTGCCCACCTCCAACGGTGAGATCTACAGCCTTTACGAGATGACCGCCGCCCACAAGACCTTGCCGATCCCGGTCTACGTGCGGGTCACCAATCTCAATAACAACCGCAGCGCCATTGTGCGGGTTAACGACCGGGGCCCATTCCACAGCGAGCGCATAATCGATTTGTCCTATGCCGCCGCCGTTAAGCTGGGCTTTGCCGATCAGGGCACCGCGCCGGTGGAAATTGAAGTCATTGAACCGGATAATAGCCAGTCGGCGGCGCCGACGGCGCGCTACTACCTACAGGTAGCCGCCTTTGCCCAGCGGGCCTCGGCCCTGAACCTGGAGCAGTCACTGCGACAGCGCTTGGATTTGCCGGTGACAGTCGCGGTCAATAACGACCCGGAACGGGTGCTACACCGGGTTCGCATTGGTCCGTTCAGCGACTTTCCCGCTGTACAGGCCGCCAAACGTCAGTTGCAGCAGAGCTGGAACGGCGAGCCCAGTCTGATAGTAGAAGACGACCACTGA
- a CDS encoding YbeD family protein, which translates to MTEPDAPKIEFPCDYPIKVIGENGVELREQVVAIMQRHAGEIDETRITERVSREGRFVSVTVTIVATGEPQLKNIHADLKATGVVKMVL; encoded by the coding sequence ATGACCGAACCAGATGCCCCTAAAATCGAATTCCCCTGCGATTACCCCATCAAGGTAATCGGTGAGAATGGTGTGGAGCTGCGAGAGCAGGTGGTGGCCATCATGCAGCGCCACGCTGGAGAAATCGACGAAACCCGTATTACCGAGCGAGTCAGCCGGGAGGGGCGGTTTGTGTCGGTTACCGTCACCATCGTCGCCACCGGTGAGCCCCAGCTTAAAAACATCCACGCCGACCTCAAGGCCACCGGCGTGGTAAAGATGGTTCTTTAA
- a CDS encoding YbfB/YjiJ family MFS transporter: MAPHDNGALRIALAGAFSLVIALGIGRFLFTPALPDMIASTTLNAVSGGYLAAVNYGGYLLGAMLAMAVPSHRARSAFWCALWVSAITSLLMALSDTFIPWAINRFLAGVASAIIMVNGSALVLGALPNHLRARLGNIHYAGIGLGISIAALTVALIESLSGSYPVMWFACGGIALLLMAFLRVIPALPHASEHAHTRTPVNRKALTLLIASYTLAGFGYITSTTYLPVIARQQLPGLDNAAFYTWLAVGLAAIPANLLWGRLASHAGERNALMMALVVQASGVSAPAWIPGLSGLVVSGLLVGGTFTAVVALSMYCGRQLAPHAPSMALGALTACYGVGQILGPVVTARMLESSGSFAPGLLGAAIALVGAALLMLPLSQRRF, encoded by the coding sequence ATGGCCCCACACGACAACGGCGCCCTCCGCATTGCCCTGGCCGGCGCCTTTAGCTTGGTCATTGCCTTGGGCATCGGTCGCTTCCTGTTTACGCCGGCCTTGCCGGACATGATTGCTAGCACCACACTCAACGCCGTCAGCGGTGGCTACCTGGCAGCAGTGAATTACGGCGGCTACCTGCTCGGCGCCATGCTTGCCATGGCGGTGCCCTCCCACCGAGCCCGCAGCGCGTTCTGGTGCGCCCTGTGGGTAAGTGCAATCACCAGCCTGCTTATGGCGCTCAGCGATACCTTTATCCCCTGGGCCATCAACCGCTTTCTGGCGGGCGTGGCCAGCGCCATCATCATGGTCAACGGCTCTGCCCTGGTACTGGGCGCCCTGCCCAATCACCTGCGTGCCCGACTTGGCAACATCCACTATGCGGGTATTGGTCTGGGCATCAGCATCGCCGCGCTCACCGTGGCGCTGATCGAATCGCTGTCCGGAAGCTACCCCGTCATGTGGTTTGCCTGCGGGGGGATTGCGCTTTTACTGATGGCCTTCCTGCGCGTTATCCCTGCACTGCCCCACGCCAGCGAACACGCCCACACCCGTACCCCTGTTAATCGCAAGGCACTGACTTTGCTGATCGCCAGCTATACCCTGGCCGGTTTCGGCTATATTACCAGCACTACCTACCTGCCAGTGATCGCTCGTCAACAACTGCCCGGCCTGGACAACGCCGCCTTCTATACTTGGCTGGCCGTTGGCCTCGCGGCCATCCCCGCCAACCTGCTGTGGGGCAGGCTGGCCAGCCATGCCGGTGAACGCAACGCGCTGATGATGGCGCTGGTGGTGCAAGCCAGTGGCGTTAGCGCTCCCGCCTGGATACCGGGTCTCTCTGGTCTGGTTGTCAGCGGCCTGCTGGTAGGAGGTACATTCACAGCCGTAGTGGCACTGAGCATGTATTGCGGCCGCCAGCTCGCCCCCCACGCCCCAAGCATGGCATTGGGCGCCCTCACCGCCTGCTATGGCGTTGGGCAGATATTGGGGCCAGTGGTCACCGCCAGAATGCTGGAAAGTAGTGGCAGTTTTGCGCCCGGCTTGCTGGGTGCCGCCATAGCGCTGGTGGGCGCTGCGCTGCTGATGTTGCCGTTAAGTCAGCGGCGGTTTTAG
- a CDS encoding type II toxin-antitoxin system Phd/YefM family antitoxin — protein sequence MDSISYTAARSNLAKTMEQVCNDHAPIAITRKGEGAVVMISMDDYQALEETAYLLRSPKNTRRLIESIAELEDGKGQEKELIE from the coding sequence ATGGACAGTATAAGCTATACCGCCGCCAGGAGCAACTTGGCGAAAACTATGGAGCAGGTCTGTAACGACCATGCGCCCATTGCTATTACCCGCAAGGGCGAAGGTGCCGTTGTGATGATTTCTATGGACGACTACCAAGCCTTGGAAGAAACGGCATATCTGCTTCGGAGCCCCAAAAATACCCGACGCCTGATCGAGTCTATTGCCGAGCTTGAGGACGGCAAAGGCCAAGAAAAGGAATTGATTGAGTGA
- a CDS encoding GNAT family N-acetyltransferase yields MEKLIVRKMKPGEEASLVAIFREAVRRINRHDYSAEQIDAWAPHDLDMAAACQRIQCNQPFVAEYEGQVCAYADLQPDGYIDQFFCHPDYLGRGIASQLFSHLQRVADAGGITSLYANVSITARPFFERMGFRVLEEQRVEVRGQVLTNYRMVADFTKS; encoded by the coding sequence ATGGAAAAGCTGATTGTTCGAAAAATGAAGCCAGGGGAGGAAGCATCGCTCGTGGCGATATTCCGTGAGGCCGTTCGTCGCATAAACCGGCATGATTACAGCGCGGAACAAATAGACGCCTGGGCACCCCATGACCTGGATATGGCAGCGGCCTGTCAGCGTATTCAGTGCAATCAGCCCTTTGTGGCAGAATACGAGGGGCAAGTTTGTGCCTACGCTGATCTCCAACCTGACGGCTATATTGATCAGTTTTTCTGTCACCCAGATTACTTGGGCCGGGGTATTGCTAGCCAGCTGTTCTCGCATCTGCAGCGCGTTGCCGATGCGGGTGGTATCACAAGCCTCTACGCCAATGTCAGCATTACTGCGCGCCCGTTCTTTGAGCGTATGGGGTTTAGGGTATTGGAGGAACAGCGCGTAGAGGTGAGGGGGCAGGTTCTAACGAATTATCGAATGGTGGCTGATTTCACCAAAAGCTGA
- the lipB gene encoding lipoyl(octanoyl) transferase LipB has protein sequence MSESAPTSTPNSSDTLWVRRLGRQAYEPVWHAMQAYTAGRDDSSRDELWFLEHDAVFTQGQAGKAEHILMPGDIPVVQVDRGGQVTYHGPGQLVGYILIDLRRRGIGIRDLVTTIEESIVEVLATLGIPAHPRADAPGVYVENGAKIAQIGLRVSKGCTFHGLSLNTDMDLSVFQRINPCGHVGMAVTDIRQQGADPVPSLVQLTDQLAHILAERLRYTDCRDFSDALPGREQTA, from the coding sequence TTGTCTGAATCCGCCCCCACTTCCACACCCAATTCCTCTGATACCCTCTGGGTCCGCCGCCTGGGTCGCCAGGCCTACGAGCCGGTGTGGCACGCCATGCAGGCCTACACGGCCGGGCGCGATGACAGCAGCCGCGACGAGCTGTGGTTTTTGGAGCACGACGCGGTGTTTACCCAGGGCCAGGCCGGCAAGGCTGAGCACATCCTGATGCCGGGGGATATCCCGGTGGTGCAAGTGGATCGGGGCGGTCAGGTCACCTACCACGGCCCCGGCCAACTGGTGGGCTATATTCTCATCGACCTGCGTCGCCGGGGGATCGGCATCCGCGATCTGGTCACCACTATCGAAGAGAGCATCGTCGAGGTGCTGGCGACGCTGGGCATTCCCGCGCATCCCCGCGCCGATGCGCCGGGGGTGTATGTAGAGAATGGCGCCAAAATCGCCCAGATCGGCCTGCGGGTCAGCAAGGGTTGCACCTTCCATGGTCTGAGCCTGAACACCGACATGGATCTGAGCGTATTCCAGCGCATCAACCCCTGTGGTCACGTGGGTATGGCGGTGACCGATATTCGCCAGCAAGGGGCCGATCCTGTACCATCGTTGGTCCAATTAACCGATCAGCTGGCACACATTTTAGCTGAGCGGTTGCGCTATACAGATTGCCGGGATTTTAGTGATGCATTGCCCGGCAGGGAGCAAACAGCATGA